The following coding sequences are from one Devosia neptuniae window:
- a CDS encoding nuclear transport factor 2 family protein: MSNIDIAKSYIKAVQTNDQATLGALLSPKVVWHQPGKNQFSGTKNGIAEFGAMMGGMMEKSGGTFAITHAHRYVANGDLVAIEIEFSGQREGATLDQAGIDLLRIVDGKIVEVWLFSSNPEQEDAFWG; this comes from the coding sequence ATGAGCAATATCGATATCGCAAAGAGCTACATCAAAGCCGTCCAGACCAATGATCAGGCCACGCTTGGCGCATTGCTGTCTCCCAAGGTGGTCTGGCACCAGCCGGGCAAGAACCAGTTCTCGGGCACCAAGAACGGCATTGCCGAATTCGGCGCCATGATGGGCGGCATGATGGAGAAGTCTGGCGGCACCTTCGCCATTACCCACGCCCACCGCTATGTCGCCAATGGCGACCTGGTTGCCATTGAGATCGAGTTCTCCGGCCAGCGCGAGGGCGCCACGCTCGACCAGGCCGGCATCGATCTGTTGCGCATCGTGGACGGCAAGATCGTTGAAGTCTGGCTGTTCTCCTCCAATCCCGAGCAGGAAGACGCGTTCTGGGGCTGA
- a CDS encoding helix-turn-helix domain-containing protein → MPKAFAAEFFDATEQETALPGWEQRFLQLGPNRYHGRVDYLVMPGISVMRERVNTTIAQTIMTPRDSVTFAFTVNDDAHWQINAMPLCGVTCSVITGGLEWVAVCPGGYDIVLVTMRADQLGWEVRSGFNVLSGYAMKACLHWLLGLLPNAAGPRESADELTELLPEILIEQLASLYFNSTQLEWPGPSTSPDYSAFRRLQARMCGEGDMPLSITALAADTGMTHQSLHDTVRNTLGINASVWLKQLRLDGARRDLLQAGRTGRTVSEIALQWRFWHLGRFAKYYSAQFHETPSETLRGTRLVRA, encoded by the coding sequence ATGCCCAAAGCCTTCGCCGCTGAATTCTTCGACGCCACCGAACAGGAAACCGCCTTGCCCGGCTGGGAGCAGCGTTTTCTGCAACTGGGGCCCAACCGCTATCACGGGCGGGTCGACTATCTGGTGATGCCGGGCATTTCGGTGATGCGCGAACGCGTCAACACCACCATCGCCCAAACCATCATGACGCCCAGGGACAGCGTCACCTTCGCCTTCACCGTCAATGACGATGCGCATTGGCAGATCAATGCAATGCCGCTGTGTGGCGTCACCTGCAGCGTCATTACCGGTGGGCTGGAATGGGTCGCCGTCTGTCCGGGCGGCTATGACATCGTGTTGGTCACCATGCGCGCGGACCAACTCGGCTGGGAGGTGCGCTCCGGCTTCAACGTGCTGTCGGGCTACGCGATGAAGGCGTGCCTGCATTGGCTGCTCGGCCTGCTGCCCAATGCGGCGGGGCCGAGAGAATCGGCCGACGAGCTGACCGAGCTATTGCCCGAGATCCTCATTGAGCAACTCGCCAGTCTCTACTTCAATTCCACCCAGCTGGAATGGCCTGGCCCCAGCACCAGCCCGGACTATTCCGCATTCCGGCGCCTGCAAGCCCGCATGTGCGGGGAAGGGGACATGCCCCTCTCGATTACCGCGCTCGCCGCCGACACCGGCATGACGCACCAGTCGCTGCACGACACGGTGCGCAACACCCTGGGCATCAATGCCAGCGTCTGGCTCAAGCAATTGCGCCTCGACGGCGCCCGCCGTGACCTGCTGCAGGCCGGGCGCACCGGCCGCACCGTCTCGGAAATTGCCCTGCAATGGCGCTTCTGGCACCTCGGCCGCTTCGCCAAATATTACAGCGCCCAATTCCACGAAACGCCATCAGAGACATTACGGGGCACAAGGTTGGTGCGAGCCTAG
- a CDS encoding MauE/DoxX family redox-associated membrane protein, translating to MEATWTSLVAATATAFIALLFARAAWHKLSDFTAFTGFVADYDLMPASRVNLAAMVLVGLEVLVVVALLTPGGNMAGAVLAVGLLGLYAAGMGININRGRDRIECGCGGAVQPLGWQLVGRNGVLAAIAALCLVGSPYALSLSEAAAALVSGFILWVGYLLIEQIMATTAVMRLRR from the coding sequence ATGGAGGCGACTTGGACAAGCCTGGTCGCGGCGACGGCAACGGCGTTCATCGCCCTGCTGTTCGCCCGGGCGGCCTGGCACAAGCTCTCGGACTTCACCGCGTTCACCGGCTTCGTCGCCGACTATGACCTGATGCCCGCCAGCCGGGTAAACCTTGCCGCAATGGTGCTGGTCGGCCTCGAAGTCCTGGTCGTCGTCGCGCTGCTTACGCCAGGCGGCAACATGGCCGGCGCCGTGCTCGCCGTCGGGCTGCTCGGGCTCTATGCGGCCGGCATGGGCATCAACATCAATCGTGGCCGGGATCGCATCGAATGCGGCTGTGGCGGCGCGGTGCAGCCGCTGGGCTGGCAATTGGTGGGCCGCAATGGCGTGCTCGCCGCCATCGCTGCGCTGTGCCTGGTCGGTTCGCCCTATGCACTTTCGCTCAGCGAGGCAGCGGCCGCGCTGGTCAGCGGCTTCATCCTGTGGGTGGGCTATCTGCTGATCGAGCAGATCATGGCCACCACTGCCGTCATGCGGCTGCGGCGCTGA
- a CDS encoding ABC transporter ATP-binding protein, giving the protein MASVTLSDVKKTYGNVPIIHGLDLEVQSGEFLVLVGPSGCGKSTLLRMIAGLEDINDGVIAIGDKIVNDLPASQRNLSMVFQSYALYPHMSVRKNLAFGLSNLKMPKPEIERRVADAARILQIEPLMERKPRQLSGGQKQRVAIGRAIVREPQLFLFDEPLSNLDAELRVQMRVELAGLYQRLGTTMIYVTHDQTEAMTMATRIVVLNKGRIEQVGTPYELYNFPRNKFVATFIGSPKMNMLDAQAAGGKAEIAGLGSLTLPRGITTNGPISIGIRPEQLSLGTSGDLTLPGKVTLVEYLGSEVFIYVRLANEQTVLVQGAGDAKTRNGEDVTLTINAAGAHYFDAEGQRLGDMK; this is encoded by the coding sequence ATGGCCTCTGTCACCCTCAGCGACGTCAAGAAAACCTATGGCAATGTGCCCATCATCCATGGCCTCGACCTCGAAGTTCAGTCAGGCGAGTTCCTCGTGCTGGTCGGCCCTTCCGGCTGCGGCAAGTCCACCCTACTGCGCATGATCGCCGGGCTCGAAGACATCAATGATGGCGTCATCGCCATCGGCGACAAAATCGTCAACGACCTGCCCGCCTCCCAGCGGAACCTCTCCATGGTGTTCCAGTCCTACGCGCTCTATCCCCATATGAGCGTGCGCAAGAACCTGGCTTTCGGCCTCTCCAATCTCAAAATGCCAAAACCGGAGATCGAGCGCCGCGTGGCCGACGCTGCCCGCATTCTGCAGATTGAGCCGCTGATGGAGCGCAAGCCGCGCCAGCTTTCTGGCGGACAGAAGCAGCGCGTCGCCATTGGTCGCGCCATCGTGCGCGAGCCGCAGCTGTTCCTGTTCGATGAACCCTTGTCCAATCTCGATGCCGAATTGCGCGTGCAAATGCGGGTCGAGCTGGCCGGCCTCTATCAGCGGCTGGGCACCACCATGATCTATGTGACGCACGACCAGACCGAGGCCATGACCATGGCCACCCGTATCGTCGTGCTCAACAAGGGCCGCATCGAGCAGGTCGGCACGCCCTACGAGCTGTATAATTTCCCGCGCAACAAATTCGTCGCGACCTTCATCGGTTCACCCAAGATGAACATGCTCGACGCCCAGGCTGCAGGCGGCAAGGCCGAGATTGCGGGCCTCGGCAGCCTCACCCTGCCCCGGGGCATCACGACCAATGGCCCTATCAGCATCGGCATCCGCCCTGAACAACTCAGCCTTGGCACATCAGGCGATCTGACTTTGCCCGGCAAGGTGACCCTGGTGGAATACCTCGGCAGCGAAGTCTTCATCTATGTCCGCCTCGCCAATGAGCAGACCGTGCTGGTGCAAGGCGCCGGCGACGCCAAAACCCGCAATGGCGAGGACGTAACCCTCACCATCAATGCGGCAGGCGCCCATTATTTCGACGCCGAAGGGCAGCGTTTGGGGGATATGAAATAG
- a CDS encoding sugar ABC transporter substrate-binding protein, with the protein MNLTKSKAALLAGCALFATIGGAAAQDDPVKATMIIYLDPSVQFFNPVVKGAQDAAAAFNVDLDVQYANNDPVRQNDLIESAVATGVDGIAVAISSSDAFDDSICAAVEAGIVVIGFNNDDLEGANGNCRQAYVGMDEFASGYELGNRMIEAFDLKEGDVVFNPREIPEASFAVARGGGIEKAMSEHGITVETVRAGLDPAEAQNIMAQALIANPDIKAVFGTGSVTSTVGAGAIRDSGVDVPFGGFDLAVEIVNAVESGAMFATMDQQPYLQGYYPIAQIAMAARYGLTPTDVDTGQGAFLNQERIGVVKPFIGTYR; encoded by the coding sequence ATGAATTTGACCAAGTCGAAAGCCGCTTTGCTAGCCGGCTGCGCCCTGTTCGCCACTATCGGTGGCGCCGCGGCCCAGGATGATCCGGTCAAGGCAACCATGATCATCTATCTCGATCCGAGCGTCCAGTTCTTCAATCCGGTGGTGAAAGGCGCCCAGGACGCCGCTGCCGCCTTCAATGTCGATCTGGATGTGCAATATGCCAATAACGATCCGGTCCGCCAGAACGACCTGATCGAGAGCGCGGTGGCCACGGGCGTTGATGGCATCGCTGTCGCCATTTCCAGCTCCGACGCCTTTGACGATAGCATCTGCGCCGCCGTCGAAGCCGGTATAGTGGTCATCGGCTTCAACAATGACGACCTCGAGGGCGCGAACGGCAATTGCCGCCAGGCCTATGTCGGCATGGATGAATTTGCCTCGGGGTATGAACTGGGCAATCGCATGATCGAGGCCTTCGATCTCAAAGAAGGCGATGTGGTGTTCAATCCGCGCGAAATTCCCGAGGCCAGCTTTGCGGTGGCACGGGGCGGCGGCATCGAAAAGGCGATGAGCGAACATGGCATCACGGTGGAAACCGTGCGCGCCGGCCTCGATCCCGCCGAGGCGCAGAACATCATGGCCCAGGCGCTGATCGCCAATCCGGATATCAAGGCGGTGTTCGGCACCGGCTCGGTCACCTCCACCGTTGGCGCCGGCGCCATTAGGGATTCCGGTGTCGACGTGCCGTTCGGCGGCTTCGATCTGGCGGTCGAAATCGTCAATGCGGTGGAATCCGGCGCCATGTTCGCCACCATGGACCAGCAGCCCTATTTGCAAGGCTATTATCCGATCGCCCAGATCGCCATGGCCGCCCGGTATGGGCTGACCCCGACCGATGTCGATACCGGCCAGGGCGCCTTCCTCAACCAGGAACGCATCGGCGTCGTGAAGCCCTTTATCGGCACCTATCGCTGA
- a CDS encoding AraC family transcriptional regulator, with the protein MTKSRKLDQLNYRPSGRELDVEIFHFSDLRRRVSAEQILALYHYSFHTLICVTQGTVTQMVDFQQVPCAAGSLLVLRPGQVHSFGSIEGWDGWMVLFRAEFLPSETQTTTDLLPVLGLDRLPDHLSLSKADFAAVNEAIARMQQDAASVARPNDLHALLRYELCALLLRLAILQDQHMGAEVTRSSGVQRYARFRRLVEQNYAGWHQVSAYAAALGCTEKSLTRAALEATGQSAKSVIAARIALEAKRLLVHTDRPIYLIAEGLGFEEATNFAKFFKREAELTPIAFRRRYKN; encoded by the coding sequence ATGACTAAAAGCCGAAAGCTGGATCAACTCAACTATCGTCCGAGCGGGCGCGAGCTGGATGTCGAGATTTTCCATTTCTCGGATTTGCGGCGCCGGGTGAGTGCCGAGCAAATCCTGGCGCTGTATCACTATTCCTTCCACACCCTGATCTGCGTCACCCAAGGGACGGTGACCCAGATGGTGGACTTCCAGCAGGTCCCCTGCGCGGCCGGCTCCCTCCTCGTGCTGCGGCCCGGGCAGGTTCATAGTTTTGGCAGCATTGAGGGTTGGGACGGCTGGATGGTCCTGTTTCGTGCCGAATTCCTGCCGTCGGAGACGCAGACCACCACCGACCTGCTGCCGGTCCTCGGCCTGGATCGGCTACCCGATCATCTGTCCCTGTCCAAAGCCGATTTCGCTGCCGTGAACGAGGCGATCGCGCGCATGCAGCAGGACGCGGCGAGCGTCGCCCGGCCCAATGATCTGCACGCCCTGCTGCGTTACGAATTGTGTGCGCTGCTCCTGCGCCTTGCCATTTTGCAGGACCAGCATATGGGCGCCGAAGTCACCCGAAGCTCTGGCGTGCAGCGCTATGCCAGGTTTCGCCGGCTGGTCGAGCAGAACTATGCCGGCTGGCATCAGGTATCGGCCTATGCTGCCGCGCTGGGCTGTACCGAGAAAAGCCTGACGCGGGCAGCCCTGGAGGCGACAGGACAAAGCGCCAAGAGCGTCATCGCCGCGCGTATCGCGCTTGAGGCCAAGCGGCTCCTGGTCCACACCGACCGGCCCATCTACCTGATCGCCGAGGGTCTGGGTTTCGAGGAGGCGACCAATTTCGCCAAATTCTTCAAGCGCGAGGCGGAACTCACGCCGATTGCCTTTCGCCGGCGATACAAGAACTGA
- a CDS encoding ATP-binding cassette domain-containing protein produces MSLLALHNINKTFGPLKALTDLSFEVGHSEVVGLLGDNGAGKSTTVNLLSGIHRPNSGYISVDGQRHDFTCRRDSAEAGIETIYQNTALVDCLSISRNIFLGRELTGRFGFLDLRQMREIAMQVLESAVHISGIDSPDKLVGDLSGGQKQAVAIARAVFFKRRVLLLDEPTSALSVRETEALLGQVLKLKAEGVSSVLVTHNLYHAYQVCDRFVIMSHGTKVFDVAKADTTIEELTQHVVLT; encoded by the coding sequence ATGAGTCTCTTGGCCCTGCACAATATCAACAAGACCTTCGGGCCGCTCAAAGCCCTCACCGATCTCAGCTTCGAAGTGGGCCATAGCGAAGTCGTTGGCCTGCTCGGCGACAATGGCGCGGGCAAATCGACCACGGTCAACCTGCTTTCGGGCATTCACCGACCCAATTCCGGCTATATCTCGGTCGATGGCCAACGGCACGATTTCACCTGCCGCCGCGACAGCGCCGAAGCGGGTATCGAAACGATCTACCAGAACACCGCGCTGGTCGATTGCCTCTCCATTTCGCGCAATATCTTTCTGGGTCGCGAACTGACCGGCCGCTTCGGCTTTCTCGATCTCCGGCAGATGCGCGAGATCGCCATGCAGGTGCTGGAAAGCGCGGTGCATATTTCGGGCATCGACTCGCCGGACAAGCTGGTTGGCGACCTGTCCGGCGGGCAGAAACAGGCCGTCGCCATTGCGCGCGCCGTGTTCTTCAAGCGCCGGGTGCTGCTGCTCGATGAGCCGACTTCGGCGCTATCGGTCCGCGAAACCGAGGCGCTGCTGGGCCAGGTGCTCAAACTCAAGGCGGAGGGGGTATCAAGCGTACTGGTGACGCATAATCTCTATCACGCCTACCAGGTCTGCGACCGCTTCGTGATCATGAGCCACGGTACCAAGGTGTTCGACGTGGCCAAGGCCGACACCACGATTGAGGAGCTGACCCAGCACGTGGTGCTGACCTAG
- a CDS encoding nuclear transport factor 2 family protein — protein MTEANKQLVMTAYQRIFGDLDVSAVDQYMSQDFIQHNPTTPDGPEGVKQLLQMLISQGVSKQKLEYKHVLAHGDIVMLHTPYEMAGKAWRFLDIYRVENGKLAEHWDAMMQMPDTRAHNNPLF, from the coding sequence ATGACCGAGGCCAACAAACAGCTCGTCATGACCGCCTATCAGCGCATTTTCGGTGATCTGGATGTGTCAGCAGTAGACCAGTACATGAGCCAGGATTTTATCCAGCACAATCCGACGACCCCTGACGGCCCGGAAGGGGTCAAGCAACTCCTGCAAATGCTTATTTCGCAAGGGGTGTCGAAACAAAAGCTCGAATACAAACACGTGCTTGCCCATGGTGATATCGTCATGCTGCACACCCCCTATGAAATGGCGGGCAAGGCATGGCGCTTCCTCGATATCTACCGCGTCGAGAACGGCAAACTGGCCGAGCACTGGGACGCGATGATGCAGATGCCGGATACCCGCGCGCACAATAATCCGCTGTTCTAG
- a CDS encoding GntR family transcriptional regulator — MTLEMQVAESGESAAASIEKDLRRAIIELELLPGSRLSEQDIATRLGVSRQPVREALIRLANSRLIEIRPHRGTVVARISAKEMTEALFVRQAVELAVVARAAQSFEAWQRKRIASLLLKQEEAAAKLDHADFREHDEAFHFAIAQGAGVGIAWIAIADMKTHMDRVCNMTLQSEADMVRRVREHQDIMAAIDGHDVEGAQRAMAQHLGSILDDLPDLETKHASLFI; from the coding sequence ATGACTCTTGAAATGCAGGTGGCTGAGAGCGGTGAAAGTGCCGCTGCCTCGATCGAAAAAGATCTGCGGCGCGCGATCATCGAGCTGGAATTGTTGCCGGGATCGCGCCTCAGCGAACAGGATATTGCCACCCGCCTCGGCGTGTCGCGGCAGCCGGTGCGCGAGGCGCTGATCCGCCTGGCCAATTCACGATTGATCGAAATCCGCCCGCATCGCGGCACGGTCGTGGCACGCATCTCGGCCAAGGAAATGACCGAGGCGCTGTTCGTCCGGCAAGCGGTGGAACTCGCCGTGGTCGCCAGGGCGGCGCAGAGCTTTGAAGCCTGGCAGCGCAAGCGCATAGCCAGCTTGTTGCTCAAGCAGGAAGAGGCGGCGGCCAAGCTCGACCATGCCGACTTCCGCGAGCATGACGAGGCGTTTCATTTTGCCATTGCACAGGGAGCCGGGGTCGGCATTGCCTGGATCGCCATTGCCGATATGAAGACGCATATGGACCGGGTCTGCAACATGACCTTGCAGAGCGAGGCGGACATGGTGCGTCGCGTGCGCGAACACCAGGACATCATGGCCGCCATCGATGGACACGACGTCGAGGGCGCCCAGCGCGCCATGGCCCAGCACCTGGGCAGTATCCTAGATGACCTGCCAGACCTGGAGACCAAACACGCCAGCCTCTTTATCTAG
- a CDS encoding aldehyde dehydrogenase family protein — MQSRFQDNFVAPNLSDPRLASKRAYRMLIDGRSVDAQSGETITRESPGHRGKAVGEWPAGGAADAALAITAARRAFDTGAWPRMSGAERSTILHAVAAKILEHVDELGLIECLETGKPLEQAKGEIGYCADLWNYAAGQSRGLEGSTHNAIGESRLGLVLREPAGVVGIITPWNFPFIIVSERVPWALGTGCTVVVKPSEFTSGTTIRLAELAIEAGLPAGAFNVITGYGPAVGQVLAEDPRVDVLAFTGSVRVGTTLAGLAAAGVKRVGLELGGKGPQIVFADADLDAAADGIAYGVYHNAGQCCISGSRLIVENSIRQPLLERVLELSRRLPFGDPLGAGTRFGAMVSRNHLEKVASYVAAGVNEGAELLLGGDMVDAKSGNFFAPTVFDKVRPDMAIAQEEIFGPVLATIGFDTPEEAVALANGTPFGLSASVWSRDLENAIQTTRKLRAGRCWINSVIDGTPELPIGGYKKSGTGRELGRFGFDEYSQFKGLHMTLGRGQPWFQH; from the coding sequence ATGCAGTCACGCTTTCAGGACAATTTCGTTGCGCCGAACCTTAGTGATCCGCGGCTGGCGAGTAAACGCGCCTATCGCATGCTGATCGATGGTCGGTCGGTCGACGCGCAGTCGGGCGAAACCATTACCCGCGAAAGTCCCGGCCATCGCGGCAAGGCCGTCGGCGAATGGCCAGCGGGCGGCGCGGCCGACGCGGCACTTGCCATCACTGCGGCGCGGCGGGCTTTCGATACGGGCGCCTGGCCCCGGATGAGCGGCGCGGAACGCTCGACAATCCTGCATGCCGTTGCCGCCAAAATCCTCGAACATGTCGACGAACTGGGCCTGATCGAATGCCTCGAAACCGGCAAGCCCCTGGAACAGGCCAAGGGGGAGATCGGCTATTGCGCTGACCTGTGGAACTATGCCGCGGGCCAGTCGCGCGGGCTCGAGGGCTCCACCCACAATGCCATTGGCGAATCCCGCCTCGGCTTGGTGTTGCGGGAGCCGGCGGGCGTTGTCGGCATCATCACGCCGTGGAATTTCCCCTTCATCATCGTCTCCGAACGTGTGCCGTGGGCGCTGGGCACGGGTTGCACCGTCGTGGTCAAGCCGAGCGAATTCACCTCCGGCACCACGATCCGCCTCGCCGAACTGGCTATTGAGGCGGGCCTGCCGGCCGGAGCGTTCAACGTCATCACCGGCTATGGCCCTGCCGTGGGGCAAGTGCTGGCCGAAGATCCGCGGGTCGACGTATTGGCCTTTACCGGCTCGGTTCGTGTCGGCACCACGCTCGCCGGCCTGGCGGCGGCGGGGGTCAAGCGGGTGGGCCTGGAACTGGGCGGCAAGGGGCCGCAAATCGTCTTTGCCGATGCCGATCTGGACGCTGCCGCCGATGGCATTGCCTATGGCGTTTATCACAATGCCGGGCAGTGCTGCATTTCCGGCAGCCGGCTGATTGTCGAGAATTCAATCCGCCAGCCATTGCTCGAGCGAGTGCTCGAGCTGTCGCGCAGGCTGCCGTTTGGCGATCCGCTCGGGGCCGGCACGCGCTTTGGCGCCATGGTCAGCCGCAACCATCTCGAAAAGGTGGCGAGCTATGTGGCCGCCGGCGTCAATGAAGGCGCCGAATTGCTGCTGGGCGGCGACATGGTCGATGCCAAATCGGGCAATTTTTTTGCCCCGACGGTTTTCGACAAGGTGCGCCCCGACATGGCCATCGCCCAGGAGGAAATCTTCGGGCCGGTCCTTGCCACCATTGGTTTTGACACGCCCGAGGAAGCGGTCGCCCTTGCCAATGGCACGCCATTTGGCCTCTCGGCCAGCGTCTGGTCGCGCGATCTCGAAAACGCCATCCAGACCACGCGCAAGCTGCGGGCCGGACGGTGCTGGATCAATTCGGTGATCGACGGCACGCCCGAACTACCCATTGGCGGCTACAAAAAAAGCGGCACCGGCCGCGAACTCGGGCGCTTTGGCTTTGACGAATATTCCCAGTTCAAGGGTCTGCACATGACACTTGGGCGGGGCCAACCCTGGTTCCAGCATTGA
- a CDS encoding amine dehydrogenase large subunit, with the protein MIKPKLLAASALCCATMLTFPVMAQEAEFVPETFSVKEAIEPGPNIFVGKQEWGGASSIEVYSADDLTNKGNMTAGAIIQLLVAPDGKTAYAQSTFMKRYTYGPIEQVLNVYDVNTLSITKEILLPGKAAMVAAYEPLLAQSADGKFVYVQNATPATSVTVVDVAAGSVVQEVATPGCWGIYPSLEGHSFSTICGDGTFASFDVGADGAAAEKTISEKIFDADTDPIFVASDRIGTDLAFISYHGNVYLLSDATGTITQTDKFSITEGQAEGWAPGGYNLLTYNDANGVLFVTMHAEAYDGSHKNASEEIWAYDVKARKALYQSAAHGLISIKVTDGETPVLFGLNEEESTVVRFAVDPEARFALKETGSGDGTGFATVVVVGP; encoded by the coding sequence ATGATCAAACCCAAGCTGCTTGCTGCCAGTGCGCTGTGCTGCGCCACCATGCTGACTTTTCCCGTGATGGCGCAGGAGGCCGAATTCGTCCCCGAGACGTTTTCGGTGAAGGAGGCCATCGAGCCGGGACCCAATATTTTCGTGGGCAAGCAGGAATGGGGCGGGGCCAGCTCGATCGAGGTTTATTCGGCTGATGACCTGACCAACAAGGGCAATATGACGGCGGGCGCCATCATCCAGCTGCTGGTCGCGCCCGATGGCAAGACGGCCTATGCGCAGTCGACTTTCATGAAGCGCTATACCTATGGGCCGATCGAGCAGGTGCTCAACGTCTATGACGTGAACACGCTCTCCATCACCAAGGAAATCCTGCTGCCGGGCAAGGCCGCCATGGTCGCCGCCTATGAACCGCTGCTGGCGCAAAGCGCCGATGGCAAGTTCGTCTATGTGCAGAATGCGACGCCAGCCACCTCGGTGACCGTGGTGGACGTGGCGGCCGGCAGCGTGGTGCAGGAAGTGGCGACGCCGGGTTGCTGGGGCATCTACCCCTCGCTCGAGGGTCACAGCTTCTCGACGATCTGCGGCGATGGCACCTTTGCCAGCTTTGACGTGGGCGCCGATGGCGCAGCCGCCGAAAAGACCATCAGCGAGAAAATCTTCGACGCCGATACCGACCCGATCTTTGTCGCCTCCGATCGCATCGGGACCGATCTGGCGTTCATTTCCTATCACGGCAATGTCTATCTGCTGTCGGACGCGACCGGCACGATCACCCAGACCGACAAGTTCTCGATCACCGAAGGCCAGGCCGAAGGCTGGGCGCCGGGCGGCTACAATCTGCTCACTTATAACGACGCCAATGGCGTGCTGTTCGTGACCATGCATGCCGAGGCCTATGACGGCAGCCACAAGAATGCATCCGAGGAAATCTGGGCTTATGACGTCAAGGCGCGCAAGGCGCTCTACCAGTCCGCGGCGCACGGCCTGATCTCGATCAAGGTCACCGATGGGGAAACGCCAGTGCTGTTCGGGCTCAATGAGGAAGAGAGCACCGTGGTGCGCTTTGCCGTTGATCCAGAGGCCAGGTTTGCGCTCAAGGAGACCGGATCGGGTGACGGCACCGGCTTTGCCACCGTCGTCGTGGTAGGTCCGTGA
- a CDS encoding ABC transporter permease: MIDHRAAWPRRTAAQSLHALLTMPAGAILLVFVAVQIGCIAAGLLFPDDFRYLSSANMGIMMRSVPVLGCLALGAGVLMISGEFDLSIGSVYTFTAIVMAMLVGNGVDAFLAAPAGLLIGAAIGLLNGALTLRFNLPSFIVTLGGLLFWRGAVLLLNGAVQVRFDPNPVFNALFSGTLLGINAAFIWFIGLCLVFWAMLHRHRFGNHVFATGGNRSAATAIGVNTNAIKLMAFAIAGFMAAFAGILATTRVGSVQPGQGAGLELQAIAACVIGGLSLRGGRGSILGVFLGVMLIFTITDVLLLMRAPGFYLDMFIATLIVVASIFNHGLDRRGAAS, from the coding sequence ATGATCGATCATCGTGCCGCCTGGCCCAGGCGAACGGCTGCCCAAAGCCTGCATGCGCTGCTCACCATGCCGGCAGGCGCCATCCTGCTGGTCTTCGTTGCCGTGCAAATCGGCTGCATCGCCGCCGGGCTGCTGTTTCCCGACGACTTCCGCTATCTCTCATCGGCCAATATGGGCATCATGATGCGCTCGGTGCCGGTGCTGGGTTGCCTGGCGCTAGGCGCCGGCGTGCTGATGATATCAGGCGAGTTCGACCTGTCGATCGGCTCGGTTTACACCTTCACCGCCATCGTCATGGCCATGCTGGTCGGCAATGGGGTCGACGCCTTCCTTGCGGCGCCCGCGGGCCTGCTCATCGGCGCTGCCATCGGCCTGCTCAATGGCGCACTGACGCTGCGCTTCAACCTGCCCAGCTTCATCGTGACGCTCGGTGGCCTGTTGTTCTGGCGCGGGGCGGTGCTGCTGCTCAATGGCGCCGTGCAGGTGCGTTTCGATCCCAATCCGGTGTTCAACGCACTGTTTTCCGGCACGCTGCTTGGCATCAACGCGGCCTTCATCTGGTTTATCGGGCTGTGCCTGGTCTTCTGGGCCATGCTGCACCGGCATCGCTTCGGCAACCATGTCTTTGCCACCGGCGGCAACCGCTCGGCCGCGACCGCCATCGGGGTCAATACCAATGCCATCAAGCTGATGGCCTTCGCCATTGCCGGCTTCATGGCGGCTTTCGCCGGCATTCTCGCCACCACACGCGTCGGCTCGGTGCAACCGGGCCAGGGCGCCGGGCTCGAGCTGCAGGCCATTGCTGCCTGCGTCATCGGCGGGCTCTCCCTGCGTGGCGGGCGTGGCTCGATCCTGGGAGTGTTTCTGGGCGTGATGCTGATTTTCACCATTACCGACGTGCTGCTGCTGATGCGGGCACCGGGCTTCTATCTCGACATGTTCATCGCCACGCTGATCGTGGTGGCCTCGATCTTCAATCACGGGCTCGATCGCCGGGGAGCCGCCTCATGA